The following is a genomic window from Strix aluco isolate bStrAlu1 chromosome 3, bStrAlu1.hap1, whole genome shotgun sequence.
ACTTAATCCAAAGTCAAAAGTTTAATGGGGTAGCACATGTTTTCATGACAATAAATAAAAGTTTCTAATTGTATTGCATGCACAAAGGATGTCAAGTCCCATCTCATCATCCATTTTATACTAAAGCCCTAGGCAACAAGGGTCAGAGTAGTCATCACCTACCAGTCAACCACAGTTTCAGCTTAAGTTTTCCCATGACGTTATTTTAATCCTCACACACATAACAAGCAGCTTGTCAGTGGCAGCCATGAAGCCCGTGCTGTAGTCTCTCATTGATGACTAGATGTGTTTAAATAGCCATCAGTCCTAGCCACAGCAGTTAGACTAACATGAATTAAAGCGCCCTTTTTACTCGCAATATGCAGTTGTGTTAAGCCCATGTTCAAAAGCAAATGTGATCCCACAAAAATTCATGCAGTATTCAACTTGTTGACACTCAAGCTATATCTAATCATGTATTAAAAAGACACAGTTTAGTTTCCCTACCCATTAACGGGTTCCCCTTTGCTTCAGTAAGCTGGGAGGACAAGGGTAGGGAAAGAGATAGCAATTGTGTTACTCATCTATTAATAAAGCTCTGGGCTTGCAGCATCTGGTCTGTCTTCATATATGCTGTAAGAGCCATCCATGACAGATTAGTTTTCCACAGATTAACCAAACACAGGACCAGTTATTTCaatatactttattttaaaacaggtaGGTCACAAAACACTAAGCTTAGCCCATTCTGCCATACACAAGCTACAAATACTTGTTTGACAGTTGAGGGTCAGTGTTTAGTAGCATACatgaaaagtgaataaaaatcCATATAAAACAATATTCAAATAGTTTCCATAGGAACACAGATAATTGTGACCCATCTCCTAGTCATTTCTGTTGTATTTATGCCAAacctaaactttaaaaaaaccacttaaaaatTCTAGCAAGAATTAAGTTAATAGTCCCCCAAATGCCCTAAATTCAATGACTAACCTTGCAGTTAATTACTAAATATTACCTATACATTAATACTAGCTGAAGCACAAGTTGCTGGATATTCAATTCCACTTTCCCAGGCACAAGAGAGTGGCAGACTAGAAACATCCTGCTCCTCCACTTCATCTAGGAACCCTTGCTCCTTGATCTGCTGCATTAGTtgcctagaaagaaaaaaagcaacagtcaAAAAGCATTTCACTACAATGTGCCAAAAGGAAGGtaagcaaagtatttttttttactgccagGGAGCATGAAATGAACTCTTTACTCATCTGCAATCCAGACAATATTACTgggatgggggcagggggagcaggtcACTCGTGGCTGGCTAGGCTTTAGGGCAAGTGCCAATACCAAGGTGGTTTCACCATTTGTGGGTAGGATCTAGATCTGCAAAGATGCACCTGTGTATCTGTATAGCACGTGCTATAGAGATTTAATGACTTGGTGTTCAGTAGTTCAGAATTTCAGACCTATGGCACTGACTATCCCTTATCCCACACCACCACATTCCTGGGTAACTTGAATCAAGTCAAAGATCAGATGACACTAGGAATGGAAGGGAGCTGACCAGTGAGAACCATGTAACGCCTTCCATACTCAGAAGTTGTACTGAAAGACAAGCTCAGAAGAACTTCAGTTGACTGAGTTTTTGGACTTAAGTTATCTTACACTATATGCAAGGCAAGAAGTTGTGCTACTACATGGCCCCCCACATACTACTAGATTTTACTTAAGACATATGCAGCAACTTTTCCCTTATCTTTCACTGTTATCTAGCCACTAATTTAGTTGTACACCTTTATACACATAAGTTACATTCCAAAAAGCTTTTGCCTGTGCTAGAAATATCTGTACCATAACTTCATTGATACACGCCTTCAGTTAAGAGTCAGCTTCTCTCTCAGAATTTTCTTGCCAAAACAGAAAACAGGCAATCATGTGGGGCTGAAAGAGGATTGTAGCCTTGGATGATGGTTATGTCTGCATTATTAAGCTCAGCATGCCTCAGACCAAGTACTGCATTTTAACAGAAACCCAGTGCTATAGTGAAAAACCTAACAGTTCTCTTGCACAGCCATTTTTAGTTCAATTAGACCCAAGTTTGGAGTCTTGTGGGACATCTAAAAGCTTTGTTTGGTTTGAGAAATGCTTCAATTTACAGGTTTCactaaaggaaagaaacaatacAAGCCTTGCTTTTAGAGGCAAGGCTACTAAAATAGAGGAAGCTTCCTCTTAATTTTATGGCAATAAAATGAATTCCCCTGAACTTCAGCATTTTCAGTAAATTTGAAAGCAATCCAATACCAAAGTTAATCATGCTTTAGGGTAATATTGCTGCCCAAATGCTCTCTGTCAGTTTAGTAGGCAGACTTCAAAATACAGAGGGAAGGGCTTCCTCTTACAGGAAACCCCACTTTTATAGAAGATGCAATCCATTAACCTGTCTTGCACAGAAAAGCATCCATGttactttaaaatactgtttaaggTGCAGTTTCACAGTATGTCCTTGCACTCAAGAGGTAGTCCTGCTTTCTTTGCTTACCTGTTTAATAACTTCCCATGGAGATCTAGCACTCTGCACTGAGCAATGAGCCAGAGCTCAACCTAAACCAAGGAATAGCTctcaaataaacagaaaagtcaTATTGTGAAGCAGCACTGTTGAGTATTCTTGTCTCCTGTGGTCAGGATTTAGCAAGCTATCAATTTAGAAGACAGCAGACTATTAGAACTGCAATTGACTGGTCTCTTAATTACTGGTCACAAGCTAACTGTAAAGAATCCATAATGATTCTGGATGTCGTGCAAGAGTAAAAAACACTGGCTAGAATCCTAGGTTAATGAAGACTCCTAACATTACCCATTTAAAAGCACCTCTCCTGGAAGCGAGTACATCAGAAAAGAGTAATAAGTAGTGCTAGCATTGTTCTAAGCACACAGCAAAACCCTTCAGATGCATGGCCTTCTTCCACACCACAAGGAGGTTTTACAAGAGCTATAGCACCAAAACTATGGTCCTATTTGTTAAGGGGCAGCCAACTGACATGAGCTATTCACTAGTCATCTGTATCACAGCATTAATGGATCAAGATACTTCACTACTAACCATGCTGGTCTTGACATCACATAGTGTATTGTTGGCCTCTGGAATCCATTGAAAGTAGAAGCTGCTGCAACAGTATAGGCACCCATGTTTTCAAACAGGATCCAGTCACCAACTTGCAACTCTGGCATATTAAAACGCTCAACAATACGATCTAGGCCATCACATGTTGGTCCCCATATGCTGCAGGAATAGCAGCTGTCATCTGGTTTAGGCCGCTAAAAGAAGAGTTGAGTATAGTTAGTTTGACCATCAAAACAGAGCTTCCAGAAGTAATACCATAATTAGTGTAACATTCCACCTcgcagagaagaggaggaaaagctgctTACAGGTCCTTCCCCACCCTTGGCTTTGAATTAATTCCACTGCATGATTCACAAGTCAAATGCCAAACTCTGGTGACATGAAAGGAGCAGTGAACTCAGAAGTGACTGCTGTGACGAGCAGTCTCCTACACCCATGATACACAACTAGTACATGATACCTCTGAATGTGTATACCTTTTGCAGAACTGGTTTAACATGTGCGTGATCATACAAGATGCAGTTGAATGATCCATAGACTCCATCGTTCACATAGTACATAAGAGTTTTGTCGTTTGCATCATCTTCATCTGGAAGAAGTCGAGATACCAGTAAGAGAATGCTTGGAAAGAAACACACAATTGGCTAAAAGTAAAATTTGGTCTAGATTTACATACCGTCAGAACCTGTCTGCTCctttaatacaattttttttgcAATGATGTTAACTGCCAGTGTGAATGCTGATGCAACATAGTATCTTCCAGGCTCTGCAATAATACTTATTCCAGAATCCGAAGGAAAGTATTTATCCAGTGCTGGGTTGATTACACTTGTGATCTAGGGAAAAATCAGTTGCCAATATTAGTACTTGAGCAGTTACTCAGGTGCTATTTTAGAAGTCTGAGATGAAGTCAGACTTTCATGCTCACAATCACATACTGGCCAAGTGTGTAATAACTATTTACATATGTTGTAATGTCTCTTTATTGCCTTTATTTTGTTTGGGATTAAGTTTGcacaaagcagcaaaagcagGTATCActtgcagcttaaaaaaatttaGACTCAAACATGAGCTGTTTGGTCACTTGAAGGAAATCACCTCTCCTAGACTCATTAAGCCAGCATTAATGTCCCACAAGTTCCCACACTTCAATTTCTAGCATGCTTGTAGTTCTGCTTATCATGCAGTATTCCCCACCTTACTGTATCCTAAAGAAGTCATCTCACAGGATCATAAGAACACAGAATGCTTTGTCATCACCTCTGAAATTCAGTTGCCTTCATGAAGAGTTATTTCCAAGTTCTGAAGTTATGTGTGATTATTAAGCTGCCTCCAACCAAAGCATGACTGCATTACACCATGGAGCCCAATGACAACATCATTTGCTCTTGATGCTTCTTGTAAGTCAGTACTACATTAGAAGCCAGCCTTCATTAAGAGGCATTACAAGTGAGGCAATGTTAGCCTACATTATTAGTGGAAAACTCACTTTAACTTATATATTTACccaaagaaacagcaaataacATCATTTAACACAACTTTAGCCTGGCAGGTGCTCTGACAACACTGCTGTAAGTGACAGTCCTATTAACACCCAGCCACCTTGTCTCTTCTGGAAGGAGGAgtatttctgtgcaaaagcagACTGGAGAACTGATCAAAAAAAACTATCCAAAAGCTAATTCTAAACCAGATCAGACACTCATCTAGTTTGCCACACCAATGCTCACGCCACCCAGAAGAACAGCATGAGCTCAGGACTACCTTTTCACCCCATTTGGGAGCATTGCCAATCCAGATAGTCTGAAGTACAGCATCAACTAGAAGAAGTCTATGCCAGTAAGAATCAAGCCTACAATTAAAACTTGCTTTACAAGTTTACTATCTCTGCATGTTTACAGTCATTTAGCTAGGTATCTAAGAGGTTCATCTAATTTTCAGTTCTCAGATTAATTCCCCTCTTTTACTCTAAATTCAATCTCTAACCAAGCCGACAAGTTCTTGTGTGTCTGCATACCAATATAAAAGCAAGAATCCACAACCTGAGAAGTTCTTAGCAAAGCTATACCTCTTCGAATTTGAGCTTGACATCTTCAGAGCCAGGGAAGCCACCACCAATATCAAGCAGATACATACTGAAGCCAAGTTCAGCCTAAAATGAGATTAAGGGCAACACTGTTAAGAAAGCAGTTCTTAGTTTGTCATTTTAGCTTAGAAAGCaatatgaagtaattttattaaCACTTGGAACAGAGGTAACTCATCATGTTCAAGTAGTTGCTTGAGTCCGAGATGCTGATTTTAGCATATCCATAGGTGAGTTACACAGCACTGGTTAAAGTAAGCCAATCACATGACCTCAAAAATTCCAACAACATGAAATGAGCAACCTAGCTTTTAACCCTGTAATGGTTTTACATTTGATTCAGTTTTGCCACAACAGTTGAGCAGTACTTCCAAAGAAAATGGAACTAGACTTACTCCCATATCGAACACACAGCGGGCATCAGAAATGGCTTGGACAAAGGTCTCTGGGTCTGTACAACCACTTCCAACATGAAAACTATGGAAAGATACAAAATATCAGTTGCCATTTGGTAAATTAGCCAGGAAGTTTATACAACACTCAAGTCACCATATGCAAAGGCATTTCTATTGTCAGGTAAGATCATTTAAAGCAATCTTATTTAGTAGGACTGTATTTTGATGTTATCAACTCACCTAACTCCAACAATGGCAAGGTCAAGTTCTTTTGCACGCTCCAGCAGAAGCCTGCTTGTCTTAAGCGTAGCTCCAAATTTAACACTCAGACGACAAACTGCTTTGGAGTCATCAGTTGTAATGCGCAAGACTAAcctagaaataggaaaaaataaggaTTTAAGTTCCAGTATAGAAGACATCATTATCAGGCAGGTATGACCTTAGAATGAAGCTGAGCTTAAACATACAAACTACCTGTCTTTTCCTAACATGCCAGTAAACTATACAGGATTAGATTTTACTGGTTAAAGGTAGGTTTATTTTCTCGTAATTTTGCAGCCTACCTTAACTAATGAAGAATAAGTTTCAGATAACAGTAGATGTTTCCGTAACTTGGGAACCCAAGCAAGAATTACTGAACAATTAGCATAACTTACTTGGCTTTTGGATGGGCCCTTGCAACTTTCATTAGTTCTACTTCACTATCAAATGTCATCATCTGTACACCACTGCTGGCAGCATGTTTGATTTGAGATACTTGTTTACAGGGATTTGCATATATTATTCGCTCAGGAGGTACACCAATGCTCTGTACCAGCTGTATTTCCGTCTGAAGAAAGAACAGATTACACTTATGAAATATTTCTACATGATCAAACTAATCAGTAGAACAAAGTGACATCGCTTTACTAAATTTTATACAAACACAGCTTGTAAAGCTGAACATACACTAAACAGCACAGATCAGAACACAGTCAAGATCTTACCTTACTGGCACAATCAAATCCTGCACCAAGAACAGCAAGCGTCTTCACTACAGCTTTGCTGTCATTACATTTTACGGCATAGAAGGGGGTTACCCGAGGAAGGGCTTTATGCCATCGCATGTGCTTCTTTACAATATCCCCAAGGTCAGCAACATAGAAGGCATCTTTATCATCCTAGAGAGAGCAAACACGTATCTTAGAGTTACAAACAATGGATAACAGGATAAGCCTAGAGGTCAGCATCTGAGGAGGAGGTTGCTTTGCAGAAAACCTCCAAAGACAACTTGTTCCATTAGCTTATAAATTTGTAGTGTCATGAAACGTAGTGATTTTCCTATCATACTTACAGAAGATgacacttcatttattttttggtCAAGGATATCCTTGGCAGTAAAGCCTTCGTCAAGGAAGGTGAATTCAAATTCTTCATTGCTGAAGCTACTCATGATTTCCAAGATTTCGGGTTTATGTGAAAGGATTTAAGTACAAACTgttgatacaaaaaaaaattaattcattacttcttttaaatttatacatttttacatTCACTACTTAAACTCATGTAGTCATTATGTGACCACTACCATCATGGTCATATAATTTACAATTATAAGATTCATACAGCAATCACTAATAGCAGCATAGATTAGGAACTTACATAAGATGACAGATCAGATTTAATCAGGACGAAGGAGGAACTCCACAAAAATCTGGCTAGCTTGAAGGCAAGTTCTCCTCTGTTCAGCAACTGTATGATGTACTAAAcctattcaaagaaaaaaaaaaaatcaaataaactaaTAAAATCTGACAGTATTTAAGTACCTAGAAGTTTCCACTGTCTTTTCCTTCAATTCGTATCAGAGCAGTTAGTATTATGGCTTGTGCCAGTGTCAACAtacttactgctttttttaaacaactcttAAGGACTACTGTAGCTCACCAGTTTCTGGGAAAAGGGCTTACATGTTACTACCGACAGAATCTGAGGATGTTACTGACTTCTGAGTAGTTACAACTCTCACTAGGTCAAAGCCTAGTGGATTCTCACTCCAGTTCAGACCATAAACCAGCCATGAGATCAGGGCCTCCCCTGAAGATGCTGTTGATGGTTAGAGCTTCCCTGTTCTACCCATGACCCCCAGGctacataaaaagaaaacctcagcTGTCAGGAGTGGCAGATACACACTGAAAAGAATGGTTCCTAACTGTGGTCTGCAGACAAAGTCTTAACAGTGATCCCAATTAACACTTTATAACAGGATTTTACACTTGTCCATAACAAATCATTGTTAATAGAAATCTACCAACCAAGTAGAAAGTCTTTTGAGAACCAGAACTAAAGAGCATTCCTCTACCATCCAAGGCCTATGAAGTCCACAGCAAAGCATATGGGTCATTCTTTTACTGGGCAGTCCAAATAGAGAATGACAATCCCCATTAAGCTGTTAACTCGACCAGAAGTGTGTGCTACCTTGTAAAGACGTCAGCATTGCAAATGACTCATAGGGAAGATATGGCTTCATGTATGTAACCAGGTCCAGtcctctgctgctctcagcaTTTTTTACACTCAATCCAGTCATACAGATTTGGACCAAAGATTATGCAAACTCTAAATTATTCACTAATGTTTAGTTATATCACTGTTCCCTCTATTTTCAAGAAGGCTGTTTATAACAACATATGAAAAATAACATATCTTACAGCTGTTACAGATTAACGAGGTTCTAAGACCAACAGAATCATCCATTCCATACGATGTGTATACTAAAATCCATTAAACTTTTTCTACTGGATGACTTTCAAAAGTCAGTGATTGTACAATTTCATTTCAGCCTTTATAAACTTATGGCACCTGAACTGCCAGCATCAAGAACTACTTCACATCTTTTGATCAATTCTCACTTATCAGGGGTAAACCAGATTCGAGATTCAAACTAGATTAAGCTTTAACTCTAATGAAATAAAACCTAACAATCCACGGAGCCTCGCTCTCCCTCCGCTCTCATTCACATGCAGTGTTAATTCTCCCAGAAGCTGGATTAAAGTCTTCTCTTAAAAGCCTCTTTGAAAGGACCTCAAGAAACAGCAAATTAAACACTTCTCAGCAAGCTGTTTGTTACTGAAGAGAAGCTGCATCTTATCATAGGATGACTTCAACAAGATATTGCAAGCTTTGCAGAAAGCGATTCAGGGACTTCTAGCTGTGGTTAAGAGAAGTGAACACCATCAGGAAGAATTTAGTTTATCCTCCCCTCTGCACAGAGCTGCACGAAAACCACTTTTCCTATTAACCTGTAAAATGGAAATCACTTTTGCTGGTCACAGAAGACTTTGTTAAGAAGTTCTTGCAAGCCTTCCATCTCCACCTTATTGCACAATTTTAACTACAGTGTAATTACACAGAATATAGACAGAACATGATCACGTAGATGCAAATTGTAGCCTCCCAGTGTACGTTTCATATATTTGTACTGTGCGCAAAGTGTCTGCAGCTTCCCAGAGAAAGGCAATTTGTGCTCATTTAGAAGTTGTTCTCCAGAACATTCCTTTATTCAAGCAGCTGTATTTAGACACAGCTGAGTCATGCCTGCAGGCTCCATACTCAAATACCAAAGCTGCGTCTAGAAAGTGTGCCCGAGGCGCTCCTGACCTCGGAGTTAGCCGATGGCTGCTGACTGCGGTCGGGAAGGAAGCGGCTGGCTGCCCAGCTCTCACTGACGGCCCTTCTCCCGTGAACCCGCACGGGTTCTTAGTTGAGTCGGCTACGCGGCTCGTCCCGGGACGTGCTGCCTGACTCGGCAGCGGGGCACTGGGCGCTCCAGCCTCCGATACCGAGGCTTCCCGAGGAGGCATTTCACTTTGAGCTGGGGGACGCCTTTATGGCAGCCACCTTGTAGCAgttcgcccccccaccccaccccaagacCGAGCGCCCAGCAGAAGGGCCTcaggcccggccccgcgccgctgTGCTGGGGGGAAGCGTTCCGTGCTGGGCCGGGCCGCCTCGCGTAAGAGCGAGCAAGGGCGCCCCGAGCCATGTTCCTGCCACGCACCTGCCTCTCCCCGCCGCGGAAACAGCCCGGCGGCCACGGCGGAGCCGTCCCCTCCCCCGCTCCCGGGACGCGCCGCCAACACCTCCCCGGGCGAGAGCCGGCCTGACCCGTTCAAGCCGCCCGGAACCTGCCTcctccgcccccgccccgccggggctggggatTCCCCGGGCGCGGAGGGAGGCCCCGTGCCCGGCGGCAGGAGCCggcgcccagcccggcccgggccGCGCCGCTTGGCAGCGGCCCCGCAGACACGTGGCTCCGCGCCGGCCGGCTTCCGCCGCGCGCGCCTTCCCGCCGTGCGCCCCGGCCCCttccgcccggcccggcccagcacAGCacaccgcccggcccggcccgcctcaCCTCGCCTCGGGCGGCGGCAGCTGCTGTCaagccgcggcggcggccggtccCCTCGCTCcgagctgcctcctcctcctgcgaGCCGGGCGCGGTGCGGGGAGCCGGGCGGGTGGCGCCCTGCCGCCTGAGGAGGAGCGGGGCCGGCCGAAGGAGCGGGGCGCCGCGGCTCACAAAGCTTCGCCACCGCCGCGGCGCTCCTATATATAGGGCAGCCGGCGTCGCTATGGCAACGCACCAGCTCAAACCAGCCCCGATCGGCTGGGACCGGGCAGGGACTCTGGCCAGCCGCTATTGTGACGTCGGCGGCGAGCACGCGCCACGCCCCCCCCGctcgccccgccccccgcggcccccgccgtgCGCTGAGCGCGTCGGGTCTCTGCGCCGGCCTCCGCCGGCCTCCGCCGCGGCTCCCGCCGGCTGTtccgcccgccccgggccccTTCCCCCGTGGGCCCCTTCCCCCGTGGGCACCGCACGGAGCGCGGCCTGCAGGGCGGTGTGCGCCATCCCAGCGCCGCCCGCTGCCAGCAggtgcccggccccgccgcccggccacCGCTAGCGGCACCCCTGCGCGTCCTGCTGAGCGCGGGAACGCGGCTGCGGGAGGCCCGAGGCCCCCGGCCGCGAGCGATGCTTTGGGCAGATGCTGGAGAATGGAAACGCTGAGCCGGGGGACCCGGAGCGTCGTACCCGGGCTGTCAGTGGGGTGACGCTCTGGAAGCGTTTGTCCCCCCAGAGCCATCCCGTTTGCGCGGCACTCGCAGCCCCTGTGGTTCAGGTGTCGGCGCTGCTGCTGCCCACAGCGGTGCTGcccctgcctccatccctgcctACTGAGGACGTTATCCAAAACCCTTCTCATAACActgaacatcttttttttcctttgcttttgctttgacGCTGCTATCTGTTTCCCTTGTAAGGTTGTCTCCCTGCATGCTTGCTTGTGTGAAAAATGAGCTTTAGGGAAAGTTGTAACCAGGTATAAATTCCACACTTCTTTTAACCCATTTCTGTTTTAGCCCTGCAACAACTGCACTTGCTGTCCTTACTGGGACAGGCGCTTTCTGCCCCTGTCTTAAAAAAGTTCAAGTCTTACCCCACGGTAGATGCAACCCCACAGGGACTGAGTCCCTGTCCTGTCACTGTACAGGGGAGCTCTGGAGGATGGGGCTGCCCTTGCCATTGCTGAAAAGGGGATTTTTACACCCTGACAGCTCTGAGCATTTGTAAGAAAGGCAGGAAACCTTTCTGCAGCCCACACTGCAGGATGGAGCTCAGGGTACTCCTGCTCTCCACCTCCAAATCACTGGTGGCTATTTTAATTAAGAGATAATGGCTTTCTGAAGGTAGAGATGTTTGGCCGGCCCCTGCCCTTCTGCAGAGCTGGTTGGGTGGGCA
Proteins encoded in this region:
- the ODC1 gene encoding ornithine decarboxylase, encoding MSSFSNEEFEFTFLDEGFTAKDILDQKINEVSSSDDKDAFYVADLGDIVKKHMRWHKALPRVTPFYAVKCNDSKAVVKTLAVLGAGFDCASKTEIQLVQSIGVPPERIIYANPCKQVSQIKHAASSGVQMMTFDSEVELMKVARAHPKAKLVLRITTDDSKAVCRLSVKFGATLKTSRLLLERAKELDLAIVGVSFHVGSGCTDPETFVQAISDARCVFDMGAELGFSMYLLDIGGGFPGSEDVKLKFEEITSVINPALDKYFPSDSGISIIAEPGRYYVASAFTLAVNIIAKKIVLKEQTGSDDEDDANDKTLMYYVNDGVYGSFNCILYDHAHVKPVLQKRPKPDDSCYSCSIWGPTCDGLDRIVERFNMPELQVGDWILFENMGAYTVAAASTFNGFQRPTIHYVMSRPAWQLMQQIKEQGFLDEVEEQDVSSLPLSCAWESGIEYPATCASASINV